The sequence TGGCCATGAGAAACTCATCGAAGCTGAACTAAATGAAAACCTACTTGAGATAGCAAGCCTCTGGCTGTTCCTCATGTCCACCATGACATTCGTGGCTTATCTCAACGCGAAAGGCATGATCCAGATTCTGGTACACAAGCTTTTCCCCCAACGAGTATCAGTTCGTTTACTCATGATACAAGTCGCTTTCTTCTCTCTGGTACTATCCGCTATTTGTGACAATGTCACGGCGACTCTGGTCTCGCTCGGCTTGTTGACGACCTTTAAACTCGATAGTCAGGTACGCCGACGCATGGCGGTGCTAATTATCTTCGCCGTAAACTCGGGTGGGGTCTCCTTGATAACAGGTGATGTCACCACCTTGATGATATTTCTCGGTGGCCACGTACAAATGTCCGAACTCATGATGCTCTTTATACCTGCATCTGTCAGTGTGATGTTATTAGCCGTACTCTTCTCCCTCAAGGCTGAAGGCCATGTCAGCACCACACCAATAAAGCGGGATTTTCAAAAAGTTGATGCGGTTATTGCCATCATCTTCTTCTCAACCATAGTGGCAACTATGGCACTGAATGTCTTGTTTGGTATCCCACCAGTGCTAACCTTCCTAACAGGTTTATCCATTATGTTCCTTGTTGGTCACACCTCGCGCACTAATAAAGAAGAGCTGCAGATCCTCGAATATATCAGGCAAGTTGAATACGATACCTTACTCTTCTTCCTTGGGATCTTACTGCTTGTAGGCATGCTTAAAGAGATTGGCACCTTAGACCTGCTCACTCAAGTCTACGCTCAATTTGATCCAAACATCTCTAACTTCGTGGCAGGTATGGGATCTGCATTACTCGATAATGTGCCGCTCACCGCCGCATTATTAAAAGCCGATCCGCTACTCAATACCCCTGAATGGCTAGGGTTAACCTACTCGGTAGGCGTGGGTGGCTCATTACTCGTCATAGGATCCGCTTCGGGCATCATAGCCATGAGTAAGGTTAAAGAACTCACATTTGTCAGTTATCTGAAGTACGTACCAGCACTCTTGCTCTGTTACAGCGTAGGTTACGGTTTAACTCTGTTACTATCATATAAATTGTTTGGCTAAGCTAGCTTAGCTGAAAAGATAAAAAGAGGGCGCCAATTGGCGCCCTCTTTTTTGTTTCAACTATCTGAATAATATTAACTTGGTTCCTAGTTGCCTAGATTCTATATCGCTGGTACTTTAAACTTAGTGCCTTGTATCGCTAACACCACATCTCTTGGCCTTATCTCAACAATATCTAACTTACCACCTATGCTGTCACCTTCTTGCAGCTCTGCACCATCAACATTGAGCCAACGATTATCAGGGTCGGTAGAATACACATGCGCATTGATATTAAATTCCGGTACCTGCAATTGGAGCCCTGCGGGTAGCTGACCATATTTAGGCAAGGTATCAGACTTTGTGGCTGGAATAGGATCGAGTTCAAGTGCAGTCATGGGCGACGCAAGAGACTTTTCTACTTCAACCGCATTTAACGCAGCCTCAAAAGCCGCTAATAAATTATTTTCATCTTGATAGTTTTTCGGCGTAGCAGAAGTAGTTTCTAATCCGACCTCAGATGCAGCTTGATTAACTTCTAGCTTTAGCGCCGCAAGCATATCTTGCCCCTTCTGATTGGGATGTGCCCCCAGTATGATCGGCTCACTCGCTGAACTATTACTTGAAGCATTAGCTGAACTATTTTTTAGAGCTGTAGTTGAGGCTTCTGTTGAATGAATCGTAGTTTCAAGATATCCACTGGGCTCAATATATTGTGAAGAGCTAATCCTATTATCAACATATCCATTTGATTCTGTATGCTGTGATTTAACTCTATTATCGACATAGCGTTCGGCTATAGGGCGCTCTGTCGCCACAGGTAAGGCCACCTTTCCGGCAAGCCTAACACTCTGTTCACTTTTTAATGAGATGTCTTGAGAAGATGTGGCTGGCGTTACTTGTAGCTCTTGCTGAGGTACGGGTGT is a genomic window of Shewanella psychrophila containing:
- a CDS encoding general secretion pathway protein GspB produces the protein MSILLDAVTRAKNQELDTCIDPVLTPRAQYDNFSGNSQRNLTILFGVLILLLLVIIAWLGRGYLMNDSRQLSELKLTPVPQQELQVTPATSSQDISLKSEQSVRLAGKVALPVATERPIAERYVDNRVKSQHTESNGYVDNRISSSQYIEPSGYLETTIHSTEASTTALKNSSANASSNSSASEPIILGAHPNQKGQDMLAALKLEVNQAASEVGLETTSATPKNYQDENNLLAAFEAALNAVEVEKSLASPMTALELDPIPATKSDTLPKYGQLPAGLQLQVPEFNINAHVYSTDPDNRWLNVDGAELQEGDSIGGKLDIVEIRPRDVVLAIQGTKFKVPAI
- the nhaD gene encoding sodium:proton antiporter NhaD; protein product: MLNIFLISLAVLALLSIIFEEVTHLNKTKTTLFFGCISWVVLFISAGDAGHEKLIEAELNENLLEIASLWLFLMSTMTFVAYLNAKGMIQILVHKLFPQRVSVRLLMIQVAFFSLVLSAICDNVTATLVSLGLLTTFKLDSQVRRRMAVLIIFAVNSGGVSLITGDVTTLMIFLGGHVQMSELMMLFIPASVSVMLLAVLFSLKAEGHVSTTPIKRDFQKVDAVIAIIFFSTIVATMALNVLFGIPPVLTFLTGLSIMFLVGHTSRTNKEELQILEYIRQVEYDTLLFFLGILLLVGMLKEIGTLDLLTQVYAQFDPNISNFVAGMGSALLDNVPLTAALLKADPLLNTPEWLGLTYSVGVGGSLLVIGSASGIIAMSKVKELTFVSYLKYVPALLLCYSVGYGLTLLLSYKLFG